From the genome of Perca flavescens isolate YP-PL-M2 chromosome 1, PFLA_1.0, whole genome shotgun sequence, one region includes:
- the marveld3 gene encoding MARVEL domain-containing protein 3 isoform X1: MKILPGRCCRQRNMPERGRHHQRSDVYDEYKSRDREYSHNGDHASYDGRGRNQKPRDMDEGGSAGDRRAKQNRQSDMTTTSHNETPVYRDQDHEAPSRLANETAGYHLEGEYNEPQHRQALYNLRYILTSRGLCQLMELFVNLLIVICAGVPYSNNGGYRDLASLGGLYYYHFGGANAFSGADADRVKELDRLFHQLSRPPYVFTMACGGVLMIYACAMLALGIFRVPYRWPPVLLGEALLNLLIGLGYIPALAFYFIKLQGTYNDPICMEREQMYKSKGHNGFQCQFNGADIAGGLFGVVGVFVFIFGAVLAVRAFRSVRELKKQKMNENF; encoded by the exons ATGAAAATTCTCCCGGGAAGGTGTTGTAG GCAGAGGAACATGCCAGAGAGGGGAAGACACCACCAGAGGAGTGACGTGTATGATGAGTACAAGAGCAGGGACAGGGAATACTCGCACAATGGAGACCACGCTTCATATGATGGCAGAGGCCGCAACCAGAAGCCGAGAGACATGGACGAGGGAGGCTCTGCTGGTGACAGAAGGGccaaacaaaacagacagaGTGACATGACAACTACCTCTCACAATGAGACACCGGTTTACAGAGACCAGGACCATGAAGCACCCTCAAGACT GGCCAATGAGACTGCAGGGTATCACCTTGAAGGGGAGTATAATGAACCACAACACAGACAAGCTCTTTACAATCTCAGATACATCTTAACCAGCAGAG GTCTCTGCCAGCTTATGGAGCTGTTTGTGAATCTGCTTATTGTCATCTGTGCCGGAGTGCCCTACAGCAACAACGGGGGTTACCGTGACCTGGCCAGCCTCGGTGGACTCTACTATTATCACTTTGGTGGAGCCAACGCCTTCAGTGGAGCCGATGCTGACAGGGTGAAGGAGCTGGACCGGCTGTTCCATCAGCTCTCGCGGCCTCCGTACGTCTTCACCATGGCCTGCGGTGGGGTTTTAATGATCTACGCCTGTGCCATGCTTGCCCTGGGGATTTTCAGGGTCCCTTACCGCTGGCCCCCCGTGCTGCTGGGAGAGGCTCTGCTGaacctcctgattggcctgggCTACATCCCTGCGCTGGCCTTCTACTTTATTAAGCTGCAAGGAACCTACAACGACCCCATCTGTATGGAGAGAGAGCAGATGTACAAGAGCAAAGGGCACAATGGCTTTCAGTGCCAGTTCAACGGTGCAGATATCGCAGGAGGTCTCTTTGGGGTGGTGGGGGTGTTTGTTTTCATCTTTGGTGCAGTGTTAGCTGTCAGAGCTTTCAGGTCAGTGCGGGAGCTAAAGAAGCAAAAGATGAATGAGAATTTTTAA
- the marveld3 gene encoding MARVEL domain-containing protein 3 isoform X2 translates to MPERGRHHQRSDVYDEYKSRDREYSHNGDHASYDGRGRNQKPRDMDEGGSAGDRRAKQNRQSDMTTTSHNETPVYRDQDHEAPSRLANETAGYHLEGEYNEPQHRQALYNLRYILTSRGLCQLMELFVNLLIVICAGVPYSNNGGYRDLASLGGLYYYHFGGANAFSGADADRVKELDRLFHQLSRPPYVFTMACGGVLMIYACAMLALGIFRVPYRWPPVLLGEALLNLLIGLGYIPALAFYFIKLQGTYNDPICMEREQMYKSKGHNGFQCQFNGADIAGGLFGVVGVFVFIFGAVLAVRAFRSVRELKKQKMNENF, encoded by the exons ATGCCAGAGAGGGGAAGACACCACCAGAGGAGTGACGTGTATGATGAGTACAAGAGCAGGGACAGGGAATACTCGCACAATGGAGACCACGCTTCATATGATGGCAGAGGCCGCAACCAGAAGCCGAGAGACATGGACGAGGGAGGCTCTGCTGGTGACAGAAGGGccaaacaaaacagacagaGTGACATGACAACTACCTCTCACAATGAGACACCGGTTTACAGAGACCAGGACCATGAAGCACCCTCAAGACT GGCCAATGAGACTGCAGGGTATCACCTTGAAGGGGAGTATAATGAACCACAACACAGACAAGCTCTTTACAATCTCAGATACATCTTAACCAGCAGAG GTCTCTGCCAGCTTATGGAGCTGTTTGTGAATCTGCTTATTGTCATCTGTGCCGGAGTGCCCTACAGCAACAACGGGGGTTACCGTGACCTGGCCAGCCTCGGTGGACTCTACTATTATCACTTTGGTGGAGCCAACGCCTTCAGTGGAGCCGATGCTGACAGGGTGAAGGAGCTGGACCGGCTGTTCCATCAGCTCTCGCGGCCTCCGTACGTCTTCACCATGGCCTGCGGTGGGGTTTTAATGATCTACGCCTGTGCCATGCTTGCCCTGGGGATTTTCAGGGTCCCTTACCGCTGGCCCCCCGTGCTGCTGGGAGAGGCTCTGCTGaacctcctgattggcctgggCTACATCCCTGCGCTGGCCTTCTACTTTATTAAGCTGCAAGGAACCTACAACGACCCCATCTGTATGGAGAGAGAGCAGATGTACAAGAGCAAAGGGCACAATGGCTTTCAGTGCCAGTTCAACGGTGCAGATATCGCAGGAGGTCTCTTTGGGGTGGTGGGGGTGTTTGTTTTCATCTTTGGTGCAGTGTTAGCTGTCAGAGCTTTCAGGTCAGTGCGGGAGCTAAAGAAGCAAAAGATGAATGAGAATTTTTAA